AGGCACGCAGGGTCATCGACGCGTCGGGCAGCGTCGTCACCCCGGGATTCATCGACAACCACTCGCACGTGCAGCTTTCCATCGCCGACCACCCGCTGTCGGAGAACTTCCTCCGTCAGGGAATCACGACGCTGTCGGCCTCACTGCATTCGGGCGATCAACCCTGGCCGTTGGACACGTTTGCGTCCGGCCTGGAGACCGCCCCCAACCTCGCGTTCTGGGCCGGCCACTCCTGGGTGCGTCGTCAGGTCATGGGACTCGACAACCGCGACCCCACTCCCGACGAGCTGGACGAGATGCGGGAGCTGGTGGCCGAATCGATGCGACAGGGCGCAATGGGGCTGTCCACGGGACTTCTCTACGTTCCCGCCAACTACGCCAGGACGGAGGAGGTCATCGAGCTGGCCAAGGTGGCCTCGCAGTACGGCGGCATCTACGTGAGCCACATGCGCAACGAGGGCTCCGGCCTGCTGGATTCCGTCCGTGAGCTGATCCGCATCGCCGACGAGGCCGACATCCCCGCCCAGATCAACCACCACAAGGCCACGGGCGCCGCACAGTGGGGGTGGAGCGAACGCTCCCTGGCGCTCATCGACTCCGCGAACGCGGCGGGGCTGAAGGTCACGCACGACCTCTATCCCTACGCGGCCAGCAGCACGGGCTCCTCCATCCTCTTCCCGCAGTGGGCTCTGGCCGGAGGCGCCGCCGCCTTCGCCGAGCGGGTCGCCGATCCCGCGACCCGCGATCGCATGGAGGCCGACATGCGCGAGATCTGGATGAAGGACCGCGGAGGAGCCGACCTGGCCCGCGTGCAGTTTCGCACGCTGCCATCCGATCCCTCCTACGACGGCAGGACGCTGGCCGACTACGCGGAGGATCGTGGCCACGATCGCATGGACCTGGAGGCCGGGATCGATCTGGCGATCGAGCTGCAGCTGGCCGGCGGCTTCAGCGCCATCTATCACGCCATGGACGAGCAGGACGTCATCCGCATCCTGCAACACCCGCTGGCCATGATCGAGACGGACGGCGACAACGTCGGGTACGGGGAAGGCTTTCCCCATCCGCGCAGCTATGGCGCATTTCCCCGCGTGCTCGCGCGCTACGTGCGCGAGCTGGGCGTGA
The DNA window shown above is from Gemmatimonadota bacterium and carries:
- a CDS encoding D-aminoacylase, which translates into the protein ARRVIDASGSVVTPGFIDNHSHVQLSIADHPLSENFLRQGITTLSASLHSGDQPWPLDTFASGLETAPNLAFWAGHSWVRRQVMGLDNRDPTPDELDEMRELVAESMRQGAMGLSTGLLYVPANYARTEEVIELAKVASQYGGIYVSHMRNEGSGLLDSVRELIRIADEADIPAQINHHKATGAAQWGWSERSLALIDSANAAGLKVTHDLYPYAASSTGSSILFPQWALAGGAAAFAERVADPATRDRMEADMREIWMKDRGGADLARVQFRTLPSDPSYDGRTLADYAEDRGHDRMDLEAGIDLAIELQLAGGFSAIYHAMDEQDVIRILQHPLAMIETDGDNVGYGEGFPHPRSYGAFPRVLARYVRELGVISLEEAVRKMTSMPADWLGQTDRGRLAPGMLADVAVFDPETIRDRATYADPHQYSSGIEHLLVNGVPVIRGGALTGEKPGRWLEGPARKPVS